In a single window of the Streptomyces sp. CGMCC 4.7035 genome:
- a CDS encoding nucleotidyltransferase domain-containing protein, which translates to MISSRHQDGHGTGLDPEGYIRREGDLGLIPRPFQPVVAAARDRLPALFGGRMTSAYLYGSIPRGTARVGRSDLDLLLALREEPTEADRDDIRALEEALDKEFAEIDGVGTLLFSRARLLSDLETYDLGWFVSCLCTPLLGEDLAEHLPRYRPDSRLARETNGDLALVLERWRTRVPEATTEEARRTLVRGLSRHLVRTGFTLVMPRWNGWTSDLREMAEAFAAYYPERARQMRAAAVLGYEPNSDPAVLRSYVDDLGPWLAEEYARVHGVKAPRP; encoded by the coding sequence ATGATCAGCTCACGGCACCAGGACGGTCACGGGACAGGGCTCGACCCCGAGGGGTACATCCGGCGTGAGGGCGACCTCGGGCTGATCCCCCGCCCGTTCCAACCTGTCGTCGCCGCCGCTCGTGACCGGCTTCCCGCCCTCTTCGGCGGCCGGATGACCAGCGCCTACCTCTACGGATCGATTCCGCGCGGTACCGCGCGCGTGGGACGCAGCGATCTCGATCTGCTCCTCGCATTGCGCGAGGAGCCCACCGAGGCGGATCGCGACGACATCCGTGCCCTTGAGGAGGCACTCGACAAGGAGTTCGCGGAGATCGACGGCGTGGGAACCCTCCTGTTCAGCCGTGCGCGGCTGCTGAGCGATCTGGAGACGTACGACCTGGGGTGGTTCGTGTCCTGCCTCTGCACGCCTCTGCTGGGCGAGGACCTCGCCGAGCACCTGCCCCGCTACCGGCCCGACTCCCGTCTCGCCCGCGAGACGAACGGTGACCTCGCCCTGGTCCTGGAGCGCTGGCGCACGCGTGTCCCCGAGGCGACCACCGAGGAGGCCCGCCGCACCCTCGTACGCGGCCTGTCCCGTCACCTCGTCCGTACGGGCTTCACCCTCGTCATGCCACGCTGGAACGGCTGGACCAGCGACCTGCGGGAGATGGCCGAGGCGTTCGCCGCGTACTACCCGGAGCGGGCCCGGCAGATGCGCGCGGCGGCAGTCCTCGGGTATGAGCCGAACAGCGATCCGGCCGTCCTGCGGTCGTACGTCGACGACCTCGGCCCCTGGCTCGCCGAGGAGTACGCGCGCGTGCACGGCGTCAAAGCCCCGCGCCCCTAG
- a CDS encoding Crp/Fnr family transcriptional regulator has translation MDDVLRRAPLFAALDDEQAAELRASMSEVTLARGDSLFHEGDPGDRLYVVMEGKVKLHRASPDGRENMLAVLGPGELIGELSLFDPGPRTATATALTEVKLLGLGHGDLQPWLNARPEVAAALLRAVARRLRKTNDQMSDLVFSDVPGRVARALLDLSRRFGVQSEEGIHVVHDLTQEELAQLVGASRETVNKALADFAGRGWLRLEARAVILLDVERLAKRSR, from the coding sequence GTGGACGACGTTCTGCGGCGCGCCCCGCTCTTCGCGGCGCTCGATGACGAGCAGGCCGCGGAGCTCCGCGCCTCCATGAGTGAGGTGACCCTCGCCCGCGGCGACTCGCTGTTCCACGAGGGCGACCCCGGTGACCGCCTGTACGTGGTCATGGAAGGCAAGGTCAAGCTGCACCGTGCCTCACCCGACGGCCGCGAGAACATGCTGGCGGTGCTCGGCCCCGGTGAGCTGATCGGTGAGCTGTCGCTGTTCGACCCGGGTCCGCGTACGGCGACGGCGACCGCGCTGACCGAGGTCAAGCTGCTGGGCCTCGGCCACGGCGACCTCCAGCCGTGGCTGAACGCGCGGCCCGAGGTGGCCGCCGCGCTGCTGCGCGCCGTCGCCCGGCGCCTGCGCAAGACCAACGACCAGATGTCCGACCTGGTCTTCTCGGACGTGCCGGGCCGTGTGGCCCGCGCGCTGCTGGACCTCTCCCGGCGGTTCGGTGTGCAGTCCGAGGAAGGCATTCACGTCGTGCACGACCTGACGCAGGAGGAGCTGGCCCAGCTGGTCGGCGCCTCCCGCGAGACGGTCAACAAGGCACTGGCGGACTTCGCCGGGCGTGGGTGGCTCCGCCTGGAGGCGCGCGCGGTGATCCTGCTGGACGTGGAGCGGCTGGCGAAGCGGTCGCGCTGA
- the nth gene encoding endonuclease III codes for MAKPAKPAPTEAPATQPARKATAKKTTTAKTGTAKTAAKKTGTAKTAAKKTGTAKTAAKKTAPAKTGAKKTTSAKAAAKKTTPAKTAAKKTAPAKTAPAKTSPEKVIARKAKKAPPAKAVSVNGAVAVEKAAPAKTVAKKPPGNESRAALVRRARRINRELAEVYPYAHPELDFESPFQLIIATVLSAQTTDLRVNQTTPRLFAKYPTPEDLAVANPEEVEEILRPTGFFRAKTKSVIGLSKALVEQFGGEVPGRLEDLVKLPGVGRKTAFVVLGNAFGRPGITVDTHFQRLVRRWQWTDETDPDKIEAAIGALFPKSDWTMLSHHVIFHGRRICHARKPACGACPIAPLCPAYGEGETDPEKAKKLLKYEKGGFPGQRLKPPQAYLDAGGIPAPPLGAG; via the coding sequence ATGGCAAAACCGGCGAAACCGGCACCTACGGAGGCGCCGGCGACACAGCCTGCGAGGAAAGCCACCGCCAAGAAAACCACCACCGCGAAGACCGGCACAGCGAAGACCGCAGCCAAGAAGACCGGCACAGCGAAGACCGCAGCCAAGAAGACCGGCACAGCGAAGACCGCAGCCAAGAAGACCGCACCGGCGAAGACCGGTGCCAAGAAGACCACGTCGGCCAAGGCCGCCGCCAAGAAGACGACCCCTGCAAAAACAGCGGCCAAGAAGACCGCCCCGGCGAAGACCGCACCGGCGAAGACCTCCCCGGAGAAGGTCATCGCCAGGAAGGCGAAGAAGGCTCCTCCGGCGAAGGCCGTCTCCGTGAACGGCGCCGTCGCCGTCGAGAAGGCCGCCCCCGCGAAGACCGTCGCCAAGAAGCCCCCCGGCAACGAGTCCCGCGCCGCCCTGGTCCGTCGAGCCCGCCGTATCAACCGCGAGCTCGCCGAGGTGTACCCGTACGCCCACCCGGAGCTGGACTTCGAGAGCCCTTTCCAGCTGATCATCGCGACGGTCCTGTCCGCGCAGACCACCGATCTGCGGGTGAACCAGACCACCCCGAGGCTCTTCGCCAAGTACCCGACCCCCGAGGATCTGGCCGTGGCCAACCCGGAGGAGGTCGAGGAGATCCTGCGCCCGACCGGCTTCTTCCGCGCCAAGACCAAGTCGGTGATAGGGCTCTCCAAGGCCCTGGTGGAGCAGTTCGGCGGTGAGGTCCCCGGCCGCCTGGAGGACCTGGTCAAACTGCCGGGCGTCGGACGCAAGACCGCCTTCGTCGTACTGGGCAACGCCTTCGGCCGTCCCGGCATCACCGTCGACACGCACTTCCAGCGGCTCGTGCGCCGTTGGCAGTGGACCGACGAGACCGACCCGGACAAGATCGAGGCGGCCATCGGCGCGCTCTTCCCGAAGAGCGACTGGACGATGCTCTCGCACCACGTGATCTTCCACGGCCGCCGCATCTGCCACGCCCGCAAGCCGGCTTGCGGCGCCTGCCCGATCGCCCCGCTCTGCCCGGCGTACGGCGAGGGCGAGACCGACCCCGAGAAGGCGAAGAAGCTCCTGAAGTACGAGAAGGGCGGCTTCCCGGGGCAGCGCCTCAAGCCCCCGCAGGCGTACCTGGACGCGGGCGGTATCCCGGCCCCGCCGCTGGGGGCCGGGTGA
- a CDS encoding NUDIX hydrolase: MTHASNTGHKSDTDSGRLRLSTEGLPEWLDPVVRVAETVEPLQLSRFLPPENGAGRQSAVLILFGAGDHGPELLLMERAGSLRSHAGQPSFPGGALDPEDGDPKADGPLRAALREAEEETGLDPRGVQLFGALPKLYIPVSGFVVTPVLGWWRERSPVGVVDPNETARVFTVPVADLTDPANRATTIHPSGHRGPAFLVESALVWGFTAGVIDRLLHYAGWERPWDRDKQVPLDWRA; the protein is encoded by the coding sequence ATGACGCACGCGAGCAATACCGGCCACAAGAGCGACACCGACAGCGGGCGGCTGCGGCTGAGCACGGAAGGCCTGCCCGAGTGGCTGGACCCGGTGGTGCGGGTCGCGGAGACCGTCGAGCCGCTCCAGCTCAGCCGCTTCCTGCCGCCGGAGAACGGCGCGGGGCGTCAGTCGGCCGTGCTGATCCTTTTCGGCGCGGGCGACCACGGCCCCGAGCTGCTGCTGATGGAGCGTGCCGGTTCGCTGCGCTCGCACGCCGGGCAGCCGTCGTTCCCCGGCGGCGCCCTCGACCCCGAGGACGGCGACCCGAAGGCCGACGGGCCGCTGCGGGCCGCTCTCCGCGAGGCCGAGGAGGAGACGGGACTCGACCCGCGCGGCGTCCAGCTCTTCGGGGCGCTTCCGAAGCTCTACATCCCGGTCAGCGGCTTCGTCGTGACGCCCGTCCTCGGCTGGTGGCGCGAGAGAAGCCCGGTGGGCGTCGTCGACCCGAACGAGACCGCGCGGGTCTTCACCGTCCCCGTGGCGGATCTCACGGACCCGGCCAACAGAGCCACCACCATCCACCCCAGCGGCCACCGAGGCCCGGCATTTCTGGTCGAATCGGCCCTTGTCTGGGGCTTCACCGCCGGAGTCATCGACCGCCTGCTGCACTACGCGGGCTGGGAGCGCCCCTGGGACCGGGACAAGCAGGTCCCGCTCGACTGGCGCGCATGA